Genomic segment of Streptomyces zhihengii:
GCGCACGCCGCGGAGAGCGCCCGCAGGTCCGGCACCCGGTGCCGGTCGACGGGGGTGGGCACGCAGACGATCACGGCCTCCGCGCGCCCCACCGCCCCGGTGTCCTCGGTGAGGCGGAACTCCGGATCCCGCAGCGCCTCGGCGAGGGAGCGGAGCTGTTCCGGCGGCAGGTCCACATCGCCTCGCCGGATGTCCGCGAGCCGGCTGCCGCTGATGTCGATCCCGGTGACGGCGGCGCCGGCCGCCCGCAGGGCGAGCGCCGTCGGCAGTCCCACGTAGCCGAGCCCCACCACGGCGACGGTGCCGGTGCGGGCGGCGGTGCCCTGGGGCGGTACGGACAGGTCCTCACAGGCCGCTTCAGCGGCGGTCACGATGGCGTCCACCCGCCGGAATATGACACGTAGGATGATCGCCCGCCCGGACGACTCTCCGCAGGCCGGACACCCCGGAGGGGAGTTCACCCGTTCGCGGGTCCGCGCAGGTGGAGGGGCTCCGCGCCGGGGCCCGCCACCCCGTCCGCCCGCTCGGCGCGGGACGCGGAGTTCCGCCGTGTGGCGCAGATCGCCGGCGGCGCGGCCCCGTGCGGCGGCCGGCGGCCCGGATCGGCGCACCGGGTTGCGTCAGCGGTTGGCGCGGGCCTCGGCGCGGGTGGCGCCGATGCCGGCGGCGACGACCAGGAGGGTGCCGGCGATCTGGAGCGGCATCGGGGTCTGCGCGATGAGGATCATGGCGGCGACCAGGCTGACGGCCGGTTCGAGCCCGGCCAGCGTCCCGTAGGTGGTCTTGCCGATGCGCTGGAGCGCCTGCATCTCCAGCAGGAACGGCAGCAGGGGCATGAGCACGGCGATGCCGAGCGCGGCGATCGCCGTCTCCCAGGTCAGCCCGCCGACGGCGGCCGGTGCCCCGAACGGCGCGGCGACCACAGCGGCCACCGCCAGGGACACGGCGAGGGCGTGCGGGGCGGGCAGCCTGCTGCCGACGTGGGCCGTGCCGATCACGTACAGCGCCCAGCAGGCGGCCGAGCCGAGGCCGAACATCACGCCGGGTAGGCTCGTCGCGCCCGTCCACGGCGAGGTCAGCAGCACGACGCCCGCGGCGGCGAGCGCGAGCCACGCCAGTTCCCGGGGGCGGCGCGAGGCGATCACGGCGACGGTGAGCGGGCCGAGGAACTCCAGGGCGGTCGCGGTGCCGAGGGGCAGCCGGGCGGCGGCCTCGGAGAAGAGCAGCATCATGCCCGCGCTGACCGCGCCGAGCAGCACCGTGGCGACCAGGTCCCGCCGTCCGGTCGCGCGCAGGGTCCGCCACAGGGACGGGCCGGTGAAGGCGACGAGCAGCAGCGCGGCGAAGGTGAGGCGCAGCCAGGTGGTGCCCGCGGGCCCGAGGGTGGCGAAGAGTTCCGTGGCCAGGGCGCTGCCGGTGTGCAGCAGGCACATGGCGACGAGCACCAGCACGGCGCCGGGCACCTGCCGCCGGGGGGCGGGGAGCGCGGCGGGCCCGGCCGCTCCGCCGGTGGGCGGCGCGGCGGAGCGGGCCGGGGGCACCGTGTCGGCGGACAGGGCGGCCGGTGCGGCGGGGGTGGCGTCGGGGGCGGCAGGCGAGGTGGTCACCGGGACATTTGATCGTCAGGCATCCGTTTCTGTCCACGGGCCGAAAGTGGATGGATCAGCCACTGATGGTGGACGATGGCCTCATGGAAGCGGACGACATGCCACGGCTCCCCGACGCGACGCAGCGACTGCCCGACCTGGGGCGGCTGCGGCTGCTGGTCGAGCTGCACCGGCTCGGCACGATGGCGGCGGTCGCGGCGGGCACGGGCTACGGGACCTCGGCCGTCTCCAAGCACCTCGCCGTGCTGGAGGAGGAGGTCGGGGTCCGGCTCCTCACTCCGGACGGCCGCCGGGTACGGCTCACGCCCGCCGGTGAGCGGCTGGTGGAGCACGCGGTGGGCATCCTCGCCGCAGTGGAGGAGGCGCAGTCGGAGCTGCGCGGCCGGACGGACCCGGCGGGCCGGGTGCGGCTGGCGAGCTTCTTCACGGCGGTCGAGCCGGTGGTGCTGCCCGCGCTCGCCCGGCTGCGGGAGGAGCACCCGCGGGTGGTCGTGGAGGTGCAGGAGCACGAGCCGGAGAGCACTG
This window contains:
- a CDS encoding EamA family transporter — encoded protein: MTTSPAAPDATPAAPAALSADTVPPARSAAPPTGGAAGPAALPAPRRQVPGAVLVLVAMCLLHTGSALATELFATLGPAGTTWLRLTFAALLLVAFTGPSLWRTLRATGRRDLVATVLLGAVSAGMMLLFSEAAARLPLGTATALEFLGPLTVAVIASRRPRELAWLALAAAGVVLLTSPWTGATSLPGVMFGLGSAACWALYVIGTAHVGSRLPAPHALAVSLAVAAVVAAPFGAPAAVGGLTWETAIAALGIAVLMPLLPFLLEMQALQRIGKTTYGTLAGLEPAVSLVAAMILIAQTPMPLQIAGTLLVVAAGIGATRAEARANR